A genomic region of Elaeis guineensis isolate ETL-2024a chromosome 9, EG11, whole genome shotgun sequence contains the following coding sequences:
- the LOC105051215 gene encoding LOW QUALITY PROTEIN: protein PUTATIVE RECOMBINATION INITIATION DEFECT 1 (The sequence of the model RefSeq protein was modified relative to this genomic sequence to represent the inferred CDS: inserted 2 bases in 2 codons) produces MRRRRVEEEEDEFEAAELSPSPPTPPPPAEEEEEDEEAGPPTCGKGHRSSLVVTTAEGGFICLACFSALLSDPCSPSHHVSYALSQLSLAIRSPAFLRDLRTCHPHLLVPPLVRALAASDDEALARELIDLVSDLCYRCGGGGGSSVSGDFIALIADFLSSGALAWSRRQVYMLHCFGILLNSHPNDNPASHIRDKDALFSNLIIGLQLPSEDIRGEIMFVLYKLSLLQATPWDEDDNDHGDTDMSSTRERLLHLSLEVLLKTQNDDVRMNCVALLTVLARRGIFEDLPANDQTGSNVRGDNFVHSDDTVLHIPLINLFADAIKGPLLSSDTQVQISTLDLIFHFLSSSVYCAKQIQVLVQESIADYVFEILRHSGSKDPLVISCIQVLTLLATAEEVFRQRAVIGFPTLLSVFRYVTEIPLHPVQSHVLNLVWTCISDCPGIMSMSQVEETALILTGIFRRHTSGELGMLPKTFTLACSTFVEILKSPSVCHVLKLTPAIQEASRNALMLSLTSQEYPNELLLYSLYLLKEAHAYSCEESSATNSGSKELENSIIETCETYLMPWLGRVIDEEQDEEVVLGVLETFHLILLNGSECQSRKFAETLACSNWFSLLFGFLGLFPSEQMKIRVYLMFSSVVDRLLGTNSGQPIRDAYVYLPSDPLELIFLLGQRSSHDLNLASCQDAVLLMLYVSTLYGDRFIDGNQVLASLEQYILVNSNDFSCGVADSMMLTELVHLYGLVRGAPIGYRTAYSPEAEKAVFHLIAENEWDLLSMGIHPAALKWLFQQKGIMKPLSYQILNFCTSYSTTKTQICARTNNVHTLDLQVIAELIVSEDNYVGLLLVSLLGKAIEEGREDDIMSLVNVMTGILNIFPNTSSQFCLHGITDALRCLCYSTQSPQIFINCLLLIFNILYSADYRTLTHGEDWLALSVKLLEHLNTRLPSQSCGQEEHLIISIFCLILHQSTNQVLKEASKVILLNNSLVTAAXSLIQTACAKGPALVDYDEETTLGESLIFVLLLYFFSLKSLHATLQETMDWQDFLQSSNEAHMLSVLCLRCHDLCRLIHFGSSLIKLVASQCLVELLTRISDQRNGKNDELRCSLRYLESMMAVTEGLLFYGDTTVATNCSVCFSIILGWEKFGLQEKRAIKDSKWCRLVMEELAMTLAAPGLASRSFTNQHKPAAHVAVALLKLDQVPGWMKFVFNTSSISGIIDNLSARSMTAEMVRLFTELMTRKYMNKEQVSALHHLFQVCRKQVYNDSYKKQLREENRDXVVLIPEDIGKVCSLLIHLMLSPPMDDHNEIQTEQEILLKEIEVFFQESSRE; encoded by the exons ATGAGGCGAAGACGagtggaagaagaagaggacgaATTCGAAGCGGCGGAGCTCTCGCCGTCGCCACCAACGCCCCCGCCgccggcggaggaggaggaggaggacgaaGAGGCGGGGCCGCCAACGTGCGGGAAGGGTCACCGGTCGTCGCTGGTTGTGACGACGGCGGAAGGGGGGTTCATTTGCCTCGCATGCTTCTCGGCGCTGCTGTCCGATCCCTGCTCCCCCTCCCACCACGTCTCCTACGCTCTCTCCCAGCTCTCCCTCGCCATCCGGAGCCCCGCCTTCCTCCGCGACCTCCGCACGTGCCACCCCCACCTTCTCGTGCCCCCGCTCGTGCGAGCTCTTGCCGCCTCCGATGATGAGGCCCTCGCCCGCGAGCTGATCGACCTCGTCTCTGATCTCTGCTACCGCTGCGGTGGCGGCGGCGGATCCTCCGTGTCCGGCGATTTCATCGCCCTAATCGCCGATTTCCTCTCTTCCGGCGCACTCGCGTGGAGCCGACGCCAGGTTTATATG CTGCATTGCTTTGGGATCCTACTGAATTCTCATCCGAATGATAACCCTGCATCCCACATCAGAGATAAAGATGCCCTTTTCTCCAACCTCATCATTGGTCTTCAGCTTCCAAG TGAAGATATACGTGGTGAGATTATGTTCGTCCTGTATAAGCTATCCCTTTTACAAGCCACACCTTGGGATGAAGATGACAATGATCATGGTGACACTGATATGTCATCAACTCGAGAGAGGCTGCTGCACCTTTCACTTGAAGTTCTGCTCAAGACACAAAATGACGACGTCCGCATGAACTGTGTTG CATTGCTAACGGTGTTAGCTCGAAGAGGCATCTTTGAGGACTTACCTGCAAATGATCAAACTGGTAGTAACGTCAGAGGAGATAATTTTGTGCATTCAGATGACACAGTGTTGCATATCCCTCTTATTAACTTGTTTGCTGATGCGATAAAAGgtcctcttctttcttctgaCACTCAAGTGCAAATCAGCACCTTGGACTTGATCTTTCATTTCCTATCTTCGAGTGTGTACTGTGCTAAACAGATTCAAGTTCTTGTTCAAGAAAGTATTGCAGATTATGTTTTTGAAATACTCAGACATTCAG GAAGCAAGGATCCCCTGGTCATTTCGTGCATCCAGGTTCTAACTCTTTTAGCAACAGCAGAGGAAGTTTTCAGACAGCGAGCTGTGATAGGATTTCCTACATTGCTTTCTGTTTTCCGCTATGTAACAGAGATACCTCTCCATCCAGTTCAATCTCATGTGTTAAATCTTGTTTGGACTTGCATCTCAGACTGTCCAGGAATTATGTCCATGTCTCAAGTCGAAGAAACAGCTCTGATCTTGACCGGAATTTTCAGAAGACATACCAGTGGGGAGCTTGGTATGCTTCCCAAAACCTTCACCTTGGCCTGTTCAACATTCGTGGAGATTCTTAAATCACCATCTGTTTGTCATGTCCTGAAATTGACACCAGCAATCCAAGAGGCATCAAGAAATGCTTTGATGTTGTCTCTTACATCTCAAGAATATCCCAATGAACTTCTGTTATATTCCCTCTACCTTCTGAAAGAAGCACATGCCTACAGTTGTGAAGAAAGTTCTGCTACGAACTCAGGCAGCAAGGAACTGGAGAACAGCATAATAGAAACATGTGAAACATATCTGATGCCTTGGCTTGGAAGGGTCAttgatgaagagcaagatgaggaAGTAGTACTAGGAGTTCTCGAAACTTTTCATCTTATTTTGCTTAACGGATCTGAATGTCAATCCAGGAAGTTTGCAGAAACCCTGGCTTGCTCAAATTGGTTTAGTTTGTTATTTGGATTCTTGGGCTTGTTTCCATCAGAGCAGATGAAAATAAGAGTATATTTGATGTTTAGTTCAGTAGTTGATAGACTTCTGGGCACCAACTCTGGACAACCCATCAGAGATGCCTATGTTTATCTCCCGTCGGACCCTCTAGAGCTGATATTTTTACTTGGGCAAAGGAGCTCACATGATTTAAACTTGGCTTCCTGTCAAGATGCAGTTCTTCTAATGTTATATGTCAGCACATTGTATGGTGATAG GTTTATTGATGGGAACCAAGTGTTGGCTTCATTGGAGCAATATATCCTAGTAAACAGCAACGACTTCTCATGTGGGGTTGCTGATTCCATGATGCTGACTGAACTGGTGCATCTTTATGGCCTTGTCAGAGGTGCTCCAATTGGCTACAGGACAGCATACAGTCCAGAAGCTGAGAAAGCTGTGTTTCATTTGATAGCCGAAAATGAGTGGGATTTGCTCTCTATGGGCATCCATCCAGCAGCATTAAAGTGGCTTTTTCAACAAAAAGGAATTATGAAACCCTTGTcttaccagatcttgaatttctgTACATCCTATAGCACAACCAAGACCCAAATATGTGCGCGCACTAACAATGTCCACACACTGGACCTCCAAGTGATTGCAGAACTCATTGTTTCTGAAGATAATTATGTTGGATTACTGCTGGTGTCATTACTTGGAAAGGcaatagaagaaggaagagaagatgaTATAATGAGTTTGGTGAATGTCATGACAGGAATTCTGAACATTTTTCCTAACACTTCCAGCCAATTCTGCTTGCATGGCATTACTGATGCACTACGGTGTCTCTGCTACTCAACACAATCTCCACAGATCTTCATAAACTGCTTGCTTTTGATTTTCAATATTCTTTATTCAGCAGATTACAGGACACTTACTCATGGTGAAGACTGGCTGGCACTTTCAGTAAAG TTGCTGGAACATTTAAATACTAGACTACCTTCCCAGTCATGTGGCCAAGAAGAGCACCTAATAATCAGCATTTTTTGCCTCATTCTTCACCAATCCACAAACCAAGTGCTCAAAGAAGCTTCCAAGGTCATATTGCTGAATAATTCTTTGGTTACTGCAG GGAGCCTAATACAGACAGCCTGTGCCAAAGGCCCAGCTTTAGTTGATTACGATGAAGAAACAACTCTTGGAGAATCCTTGATATTTgtacttttattatattttttctctttaaaaag CTTGCATGCTACATTGCAGGAAACCATGGATTGGCAGGATTTCCTTCAGTCATCCAATGAAGCCCACATGTTATCAGTGCTCTGTCTCAGATGCCATGATTTATGCAGGCTGATACACTTTGGATCTTCTCTTATCAAGTTGGTTGCCTCACAATGTCTTGTTGAGTTGCTCACCAGAATTTCAGATCAAAGGAACGGCAAAAATGATGAGCTGAGGTGCTCTCTGAGATACCTAGAATCCATGATGGCTGTGACAGAAGGCTTACTTTTCTATGGAGATACAACAGTAGCCACAAATTGTAGTGTCTGTTTTTCCATTATTTTAGGGTGGGAAAAGTTTGGGTTGCAGGAGAAGAGAGCAATCAAAGATTCCAAATGGTGTAGGCTAGTCATGGAGGAGTTGGCAATGACTTTGGCTGCTCCTGGTTTAGCATCAAGATCTTTCACAAATCAGCACAAGCCTGCAGCTCATGTAGCTGTTGCATTGCTCAAACTGGACCAAGTACCTGGGTGGATGAAATTCGTGTTTAATACTTCAAGCATCTCTGGGATAATTGACAACCTTTCTGCCAGAAGTATGACTGCAGAGATGGTTAGGCTCTTCACGGAGCTAATGACCAGGAAATATATGAACAAAGAACAGGTTTCTGCTCTACATCATTTGTTCCAG GTATGCAGAAAACAAGTGTACAATGACAGTTACAAAAAGCAACTGAGGGAGGAGAATCGTG GTGTAGTTTTGATCCCTGAAGATATTGGTAAAGTGTGCAGCCTGCTCATTCACCTCATGCTGTCTCCACCTATGGATGATCATAATGAAATTCAAACAGAGCAAGAAATTCTTTTGAAAGAAATTGAAGTGTTTTTTCAAGAATCAAGCAGGGAGTAA